The sequence TCGCCGGTCCTTGGGTTCACTACCCAGAAGGGTATGTTGGTGTACCCCGGAATGGTCATCGGGAACGAACTGACCTTGGCGAGACATGTGTAGGTGCCGGTGGCCGAAATCTGCGGCAGGAACGCACCGAAGGCGGCACCTTTGCCCGCGACCGCCTCCATCATTTTGGCCGTAGCCAGCTCCACCTGCTTCGGGTTGGAGAGAGCCATCTCGACTGCCTTGGCCGCGTCGAGGCGCAGCGTGTCGGCCCGGGCGCCAGCCGCACCAGCGGCCAGCAGCCCGGCAAAGATGCAGAGGGCGAATCTACGCATCAATACTCCTTATCTCCTATTGCCATCCGTACGGCGGCCCCTGCTCTCGGCAAGGATGCCGCAAAAGAACAATTCCTTGATCGACTCATCCGGCCGCGCTCCCGGAGACCGGGCCAGCGACAACAGCATGGCGTGGAATGTGCCGATGAACATGGTCGCCGCAACTCGGGGTTCGACCGGCCGGAACTCGCCCTGCTCGATGCCCTGCTTCAGCACGCCCGCGACCGCGTCCTCCATCTCCAACATGCGGGGCAGGACGTGCTTCCGGAACCGCTTCATCACCGTGCTGGACTGGTTGACGTTCTCCATCGAGAGCAGAGCCATCACGCCGGGGTTGGACATCATCCCGGTCGCCCAGGTCGAGAAGAGCTCCTCGAGTCGGCGACGAGGGGATACGGGCCGCGCTGCCACCGCGGCGATCGTCTCCAGCGCCTGCTCGAGCAGCCAGTCCACCAGGCCGATGTAGATGGCGGGCTTGTCCTTGAAGTAGAGGTAGACCGTGCCCTTGGCCACGCCGGCGCGGCG is a genomic window of candidate division WOR-3 bacterium containing:
- a CDS encoding TetR/AcrR family transcriptional regulator; translation: MKTKSEVKRLALLKAAFAVVTEKGYFETTVDEVARRAGVAKGTVYLYFKDKPAIYIGLVDWLLEQALETIAAVAARPVSPRRRLEELFSTWATGMMSNPGVMALLSMENVNQSSTVMKRFRKHVLPRMLEMEDAVAGVLKQGIEQGEFRPVEPRVAATMFIGTFHAMLLSLARSPGARPDESIKELFFCGILAESRGRRTDGNRR